The following proteins come from a genomic window of Puniceicoccaceae bacterium:
- the gnpA gene encoding 1,3-beta-galactosyl-N-acetylhexosamine phosphorylase, translating to MDNTSIDKGGFTLPGEAGYEALTLRLAETWGADVIRDSDGTQLSDEIIESPYDIYSTLCLVRADNEWAKANPSKLQQCCMMSQPVFADGPTVTIELLKGYFDQQFVINFDDDPKQWWQVFDRTSGAEVPTGQWSFDREAGTVSISHATPWHQYTVNFFCYRIWEEISMYNHVTNDWGDKEHLMPIDPIHPEAREQILDYLEKWLNAHPHTKVVRLTSMFYNFWWFWGDGKHQRFLVNDWGSYEFSVSTEAIRQFEVIKGYRPSSEDFINAGLYNNSYKVPTPFYQDWIDFINAFVVDFGSECIARIHAHGKQAFVFYNDHWIGVEPFGKRFKDFGFDGIIDGIFNGFEARKVAETPDVQVREIRMHPYLFPTGVNGAPSFLPGGNPTLECKTYWIDIRRALLRKPVDRIGFGGYLHLVENHPDFIEAITQLGKEFRQLRNLAKTEAPWESGINVAILTAWGQLRAWACRGHFNRGNYYNEAMESLSGLPVETTFLSFDDILTNGIPEGIDVILNAGIVDDAWSGGYHWRNARIVEAISEFVWQGGALLGIGEPSAQRFSTQYFQLRHLLGVDREVGLTQAFERLPFEIHGEHAITQGIELQQRQGKTIDQLYITDTQTRVLAADGRSPLIATRETGQGRSAYFAGFHYDAIDTRLLMQTLYWLTGRDAQAQPWTCDNAHTECAWYPGQRKLVVVNNSASSQQTQVFTDSETLKLQLEPYACKILDH from the coding sequence ATGGATAATACTTCAATTGACAAAGGAGGTTTCACATTGCCTGGTGAAGCCGGATACGAGGCACTGACCCTGCGCCTGGCCGAAACCTGGGGCGCAGATGTGATTCGCGACAGCGACGGCACCCAGCTCTCGGATGAAATCATCGAGTCACCCTACGACATCTACTCGACGCTCTGTCTCGTGCGGGCCGACAACGAATGGGCCAAGGCCAACCCGAGCAAACTTCAGCAGTGCTGCATGATGAGTCAGCCCGTTTTTGCGGACGGACCCACCGTCACCATTGAGCTGCTGAAGGGTTATTTTGATCAGCAGTTTGTGATCAACTTCGACGACGATCCCAAGCAGTGGTGGCAGGTCTTTGACCGCACCAGCGGAGCGGAAGTGCCCACGGGACAATGGAGTTTCGACCGCGAAGCCGGCACGGTTTCCATCTCGCATGCCACTCCCTGGCACCAGTACACCGTGAATTTTTTCTGCTACCGCATCTGGGAGGAAATCTCGATGTACAATCACGTCACCAACGATTGGGGCGACAAGGAGCACCTGATGCCCATCGACCCGATCCATCCGGAAGCACGGGAGCAGATCCTCGATTACCTGGAGAAGTGGCTCAATGCGCACCCCCACACCAAAGTGGTGCGCCTGACCTCGATGTTCTACAATTTCTGGTGGTTCTGGGGTGATGGCAAACACCAGCGCTTCCTGGTCAACGACTGGGGTTCCTATGAGTTTTCCGTGAGCACCGAAGCCATTCGCCAGTTTGAGGTCATCAAAGGCTACCGTCCCAGCTCGGAGGACTTCATCAATGCGGGACTCTATAACAACTCCTACAAGGTTCCGACCCCGTTTTATCAGGACTGGATCGATTTCATCAACGCCTTCGTCGTCGACTTTGGTAGCGAGTGCATCGCACGCATCCATGCCCATGGCAAACAGGCCTTTGTATTTTACAATGATCACTGGATCGGTGTGGAACCCTTCGGCAAGCGCTTCAAGGACTTTGGCTTTGATGGCATCATCGACGGTATATTCAACGGTTTTGAAGCACGCAAGGTCGCGGAAACCCCGGATGTTCAGGTGCGTGAGATCCGCATGCATCCATACCTGTTTCCCACGGGAGTCAACGGGGCACCCTCCTTTCTACCAGGCGGCAATCCAACGCTGGAATGCAAGACCTACTGGATCGACATCCGTCGCGCGCTGCTGCGCAAACCCGTGGACCGCATCGGGTTTGGCGGATACCTGCACCTGGTAGAAAACCATCCCGACTTTATTGAGGCGATCACACAACTCGGAAAAGAATTTCGCCAGCTGCGAAACCTTGCCAAAACCGAAGCACCCTGGGAGAGCGGCATCAACGTCGCGATTCTCACCGCCTGGGGCCAGCTGCGCGCCTGGGCGTGCCGCGGACACTTCAACCGCGGCAATTATTACAATGAGGCAATGGAGTCACTTTCGGGACTGCCGGTTGAGACCACCTTCCTGTCCTTCGATGACATTCTCACAAACGGGATTCCCGAAGGGATCGATGTGATCCTCAATGCTGGCATCGTCGATGACGCATGGTCAGGTGGCTACCACTGGCGCAACGCCCGCATCGTGGAGGCGATCTCCGAGTTTGTATGGCAGGGCGGTGCACTGCTCGGCATCGGAGAACCCTCGGCCCAGCGCTTCAGCACCCAGTATTTCCAGCTGCGCCACCTGCTTGGAGTCGACCGGGAGGTGGGTCTGACCCAGGCCTTTGAACGGCTGCCATTTGAGATCCACGGCGAGCACGCCATCACACAGGGCATCGAACTGCAGCAACGCCAGGGCAAGACCATCGATCAGCTCTACATCACCGATACCCAAACCCGGGTACTCGCCGCCGATGGACGCTCACCCCTCATCGCCACTCGCGAGACGGGTCAGGGCCGCAGCGCGTATTTTGCAGGATTCCACTATGATGCCATTGATACGCGTTTGCTCATGCAGACCTTGTACTGGCTCACGGGGCGTGACGCTCAAGCGCAGCCCTGGACCTGCGACAATGCGCACACCGAATGCGCATGGTATCCCGGCCAGCGCAAACTGGTCGTCGTCAACAACAGTGCCTCATCCCAACAGACGCAGGTATTTACGGACTCGGAAACACTGAAGCTCCAGCTGGAACCCTACGCCTGCAAGATTCTCGATCATTGA
- a CDS encoding family 43 glycosylhydrolase produces the protein MMISTFSRILFAPMIALATVVALADPSVPAAPVPYPDGASGEVQPFVHDPVIAVEGDQYFLFHTGPGINVWQSSDMQHWTTLDSVFPEVPQWMFETIPGFRGHLWAPDIYHHDGTWYLYYSVSAFGRNTSFIGVASTPTLDPESSEFGWTDHGIVIQSFPGLNNWNAIDANVIDDQDGTPWLAFGSFWGGLQIVQLADNRIELAHPDAPEVITIASRNPGPAEMPDGGYPEQAGSGAIEAPFLVYRDGYYYLFASTDYCCRGADSTYKMIVGRSKSVTGPYVDQNGVPMNEGGGTLLLEGDDRWYGVGHNGVTHVDGVDYLVYHGYDSQHEYAWARLLINPIHWKNGWPTVTRE, from the coding sequence ATGATGATTTCCACTTTTTCACGCATCCTTTTTGCGCCCATGATCGCCCTGGCGACGGTTGTCGCTCTGGCCGATCCGTCTGTGCCTGCTGCTCCGGTTCCATATCCAGACGGAGCCAGCGGAGAAGTACAACCCTTTGTGCACGACCCCGTGATCGCCGTCGAAGGTGATCAGTATTTTCTGTTCCACACCGGACCGGGCATCAACGTCTGGCAGTCGAGCGACATGCAACACTGGACGACGCTCGATTCTGTGTTTCCTGAGGTTCCGCAATGGATGTTTGAGACGATTCCCGGATTTCGGGGGCATCTCTGGGCACCCGACATCTACCATCACGACGGCACCTGGTATTTGTATTATTCGGTATCGGCCTTTGGTCGAAACACCTCCTTCATCGGAGTTGCCTCCACCCCGACGCTTGACCCTGAGAGTTCCGAATTCGGGTGGACTGACCATGGCATCGTGATTCAGTCCTTCCCAGGATTGAACAACTGGAATGCGATTGACGCCAATGTAATTGATGATCAGGACGGCACGCCCTGGCTCGCCTTTGGTTCGTTCTGGGGTGGGTTGCAAATCGTGCAGCTCGCAGATAACCGCATCGAGCTGGCCCATCCGGATGCACCCGAAGTGATCACGATTGCGAGCCGCAATCCGGGTCCAGCTGAAATGCCCGATGGCGGATATCCGGAGCAGGCGGGGTCAGGCGCGATTGAGGCACCTTTTCTGGTTTATCGGGATGGATATTACTACTTGTTTGCGTCAACCGACTATTGCTGCCGCGGTGCAGACAGCACGTACAAAATGATAGTGGGACGCTCGAAGTCCGTGACCGGACCCTATGTCGACCAGAATGGCGTGCCGATGAACGAAGGGGGAGGAACCTTGCTGCTCGAAGGTGATGATCGCTGGTATGGCGTGGGGCACAATGGAGTGACGCACGTGGATGGAGTCGATTATCTCGTCTATCACGGTTATGATTCCCAGCACGAATACGCCTGGGCACGTTTGTTGATCAACCCCATTCACTGGAAGAATGGGTGGCCGACAGTGACTCGCGAATAA
- a CDS encoding family 43 glycosylhydrolase: MTQAMQPLIEQRADPFVYQHTDGYYYFSASVPAYDCIELRRSKTIAGLASAERVAVWRKPDTGPYSQLIWAPEIHFHSGRWYVYFAAAHTREIKDELFQHRMWAISTDAVNPLEGSWGEPVQILTPWDTFCLDATTFYQGGELYYLWAQKYPEIRGNSNLYLAKMKDPLTIMGDPVMLTKPEFDWETIGFWVNEGPGILRHGDRIFITYSASATDENYAVGLLWAHQNSNLMDAASWTKSTQPVFRSCFEHGVYGPGHNSFTKSEDGSADVLVYHARTYTEIVGDPLWDPNRHTYVKCVRWTDEGFPDFGRPSLP, encoded by the coding sequence ATGACTCAAGCGATGCAGCCCTTGATCGAGCAACGCGCCGATCCTTTCGTTTACCAGCACACCGACGGGTACTATTATTTCAGTGCGTCGGTGCCTGCCTATGATTGCATTGAACTGCGGCGCTCCAAAACCATCGCCGGGCTTGCCAGTGCCGAACGGGTGGCTGTCTGGCGCAAACCCGATACGGGGCCTTACAGTCAGTTGATCTGGGCACCGGAGATTCACTTTCACTCCGGGCGATGGTATGTGTATTTTGCCGCTGCACACACCCGGGAGATCAAGGACGAGTTGTTTCAGCACCGCATGTGGGCGATTTCGACCGATGCGGTAAATCCACTGGAGGGGAGCTGGGGTGAACCCGTGCAGATCCTCACACCGTGGGATACCTTTTGCCTGGATGCGACGACCTTCTATCAGGGGGGAGAACTCTACTACCTCTGGGCACAGAAATATCCGGAGATTCGGGGAAACTCCAATCTGTATTTGGCGAAGATGAAGGATCCGCTCACGATCATGGGAGATCCCGTCATGCTCACCAAACCTGAGTTTGATTGGGAAACCATTGGATTTTGGGTGAACGAAGGTCCGGGCATCCTGCGACACGGTGACCGTATTTTTATCACCTATTCGGCCAGTGCGACCGATGAAAACTATGCAGTCGGTCTGCTGTGGGCGCATCAGAACTCCAACCTGATGGATGCCGCTTCGTGGACCAAATCCACCCAGCCTGTGTTTCGTTCCTGTTTTGAGCATGGCGTCTATGGGCCGGGGCACAACAGCTTCACAAAGTCGGAGGACGGCAGTGCGGATGTCCTGGTGTATCACGCGCGCACGTATACGGAAATTGTGGGCGATCCCCTGTGGGATCCCAACCGTCACACCTACGTCAAATGCGTTCGCTGGACGGATGAGGGATTTCCGGATTTTGGACGTCCATCGCTGCCCTGA
- a CDS encoding MFS transporter → MKTQKLTILEKIGFGAGDMAVNVVISSMFLIITFFYTDVFGIRPQDLALLFLLVRGIDAITDPLMGMLTDKFTTRWGRFRHYFLFLSVPFGISVFLTFTTPDFDYAGKLIWAYTTYIFVTLMFTSVTIPYISLIGVLTDDPKERLSANGYRLFFAKVAAFLVSIVVPIMADALGKESLSRGYQLSMGVMALMGTLLFLFCFATTTERVEHKVDKKPVLEQIRLLFRNDQWLVLFAVCFIGTIGYVIRGSVALYYAKYYLGGSAQLQSSFLGTGVAAAILAMVASTWITKRYCKVQLFRWSQLLVGLLSVAMYFLVQPGDVAIAFVLYFLLSFVVDLHAPVFWSAIAEAVDYGQFKSGKRVSGLAFGCISFAQKAGMGVAGAVVGWLLTAFHYVPRETQTPLAMMGIALMLTIIPGVFHTLMGSLMFRYRITDNFYNELKQSL, encoded by the coding sequence ATGAAAACCCAAAAACTGACGATCCTCGAAAAGATCGGATTTGGTGCCGGTGACATGGCCGTGAACGTGGTCATTTCGTCCATGTTCCTCATCATCACGTTCTTCTATACGGACGTTTTCGGCATCCGCCCGCAGGATCTTGCCCTGCTGTTCCTTCTCGTTCGAGGCATTGATGCAATCACGGACCCCTTGATGGGTATGCTGACTGACAAGTTCACCACACGTTGGGGGCGCTTTCGGCACTACTTTTTGTTTTTATCGGTACCGTTTGGCATTTCGGTGTTTCTGACGTTTACGACTCCGGATTTTGATTACGCGGGCAAGTTGATCTGGGCCTATACGACCTACATTTTTGTGACGCTGATGTTCACCTCGGTGACGATCCCCTACATCTCCCTGATCGGAGTGCTCACAGATGACCCGAAAGAACGCCTCTCCGCGAACGGCTACCGCCTGTTTTTTGCAAAAGTGGCGGCCTTCCTCGTGTCGATCGTGGTGCCCATCATGGCAGATGCACTGGGCAAAGAGAGTCTCTCTCGTGGATACCAGCTGTCGATGGGGGTTATGGCCCTGATGGGCACGCTGTTGTTCCTGTTCTGCTTCGCGACTACGACGGAGCGCGTGGAGCACAAAGTGGACAAGAAACCGGTGCTGGAACAGATTCGACTGTTGTTTCGCAACGACCAGTGGTTGGTGCTCTTTGCCGTTTGTTTTATCGGAACGATCGGCTATGTGATCCGGGGGTCGGTGGCACTGTATTATGCCAAGTACTATCTCGGCGGCAGTGCGCAGCTGCAGTCTTCCTTTCTGGGAACCGGGGTTGCGGCAGCGATCCTCGCGATGGTGGCCTCTACATGGATCACCAAACGCTACTGCAAGGTGCAGCTCTTTCGCTGGAGCCAGCTGCTCGTCGGCTTGCTGAGTGTGGCGATGTATTTCCTGGTGCAGCCGGGCGATGTTGCCATCGCGTTTGTGCTGTATTTCCTGCTCTCGTTTGTCGTGGATCTGCACGCACCAGTCTTCTGGTCGGCGATTGCGGAAGCGGTGGATTATGGGCAATTCAAGTCTGGCAAACGGGTCTCCGGCCTCGCCTTCGGGTGCATTTCCTTCGCGCAAAAGGCGGGCATGGGCGTCGCCGGGGCGGTGGTTGGATGGTTGTTGACGGCCTTTCACTATGTTCCGCGTGAGACGCAGACGCCTCTGGCAATGATGGGCATAGCACTGATGCTGACCATCATTCCCGGGGTATTCCACACCCTGATGGGGTCGCTGATGTTCCGCTATCGCATCACGGACAATTTTTACAATGAACTCAAGCAGTCGCTCTGA
- a CDS encoding serine/threonine-protein kinase: MSSHSTDEATLFDQALQIEDAAMRSRYLDEACDGDTQLRERLERLLLSHEQANSFFTEGERLLADSEERNRLREIADEALTGNGEFVEEPVGVRIGHYNLIKRIGDGGCGVVYLAEQEQPVRRMVAMKIVRIGMESRQVIERFKAERQALAMMDHPHIARVFDAGETQSGSPYFVMEHVKGVKITEYCESNRLSIRDRLQLFIQICHAIQHAHQKGIIHGDIKPSNIMVCQQDGVAIPKVIDFGIARATESRLFDRDAFSKEDQLMGTPAYMSPEQMEMNGFDVDTRSDIYSLGVLLYQLLAGRTPLDGRRMMDLSAAQMRELLKNAISIKPSSCLLELKSSQVARLARDRELSASELLHLLRNDLDWVVMKALQKDRSLRYETANALAMDVQRVLDNQVVLARPMSWHYGMRKFIRRNRVVFVASLMVAASLVAGMGVSTWLLFKERAARHRAVAAEQQQMRLRQEAEVRQRVTEAAWLISQGRLEAADELMLTTPLQEASVEGAAVVRAIGEWHGIRGRWKEAAHYFEVLLQVNRFESADVASLDLLELGPVLVKLGDSARYEDFRHHAVERYRANGSAFADRFLKIVLLKPASEVLTVELRDMVAQTERAVQRDVEVGDFFEAAWRSMSVALYELRRGDYSTAVAWCDACLAYPDNNAPRTVAVHAIRGMAYHMMARNPEARTELAAAVNLMETKFRDGLDRGTPVHGFWFDWLFGQILMEEARRLIAPETLALAD; encoded by the coding sequence ATGAGCAGTCACAGCACGGATGAAGCAACATTGTTTGATCAGGCACTGCAGATCGAGGATGCGGCAATGCGTTCGCGCTATCTTGATGAAGCCTGCGATGGGGATACACAGTTGCGGGAGCGCTTGGAGCGACTGCTCTTGAGCCATGAACAGGCGAATTCCTTCTTCACCGAGGGTGAACGCCTGCTTGCGGACTCGGAGGAGCGCAACCGCCTGCGGGAGATCGCAGATGAGGCCCTGACCGGGAACGGTGAGTTTGTTGAAGAACCAGTTGGGGTGCGCATCGGTCACTACAACCTGATCAAACGCATTGGTGATGGAGGCTGCGGAGTGGTGTACCTGGCCGAACAGGAGCAGCCCGTTCGTCGCATGGTGGCGATGAAGATCGTGCGAATCGGCATGGAGTCGCGCCAGGTGATCGAACGCTTCAAGGCGGAACGCCAGGCCCTTGCGATGATGGATCATCCCCACATCGCGCGTGTTTTTGATGCAGGCGAAACCCAGAGTGGGTCTCCGTATTTTGTGATGGAGCACGTGAAAGGCGTGAAGATCACGGAGTATTGCGAATCCAATCGCCTGTCGATCCGTGATCGGCTGCAGCTCTTTATTCAGATCTGTCATGCGATTCAGCATGCCCACCAGAAGGGCATCATTCACGGCGACATCAAACCCTCCAACATCATGGTTTGTCAGCAGGATGGTGTGGCGATCCCCAAGGTGATTGATTTTGGCATCGCAAGGGCAACGGAATCCCGACTGTTTGACCGCGATGCATTCTCAAAAGAAGACCAGTTGATGGGGACTCCCGCCTACATGAGTCCTGAGCAGATGGAGATGAACGGGTTTGATGTGGATACCCGCAGCGATATTTACAGTCTGGGTGTACTGCTCTATCAACTGCTCGCCGGACGCACCCCGCTCGATGGTCGGCGCATGATGGATCTCAGTGCCGCGCAAATGCGGGAGCTGCTCAAGAATGCAATCTCGATCAAGCCCTCGTCCTGTCTGCTGGAACTCAAGTCCTCGCAAGTGGCACGGCTTGCCCGGGATCGTGAGTTGTCTGCGTCGGAATTGTTGCACCTGCTTCGCAATGATCTCGATTGGGTCGTGATGAAGGCCCTGCAGAAAGATCGCAGCCTGCGCTATGAAACCGCAAACGCGCTGGCGATGGATGTGCAGCGGGTTCTCGACAATCAGGTGGTGCTTGCGCGACCGATGAGCTGGCACTATGGGATGCGAAAATTCATCCGCCGCAATCGGGTGGTGTTTGTGGCCAGCCTGATGGTGGCGGCGTCCCTGGTTGCAGGCATGGGAGTCTCCACCTGGTTACTCTTTAAGGAGCGTGCAGCCCGGCACCGTGCGGTGGCGGCCGAGCAACAGCAGATGCGCCTGCGCCAGGAGGCGGAGGTCCGGCAGCGTGTAACGGAAGCGGCCTGGCTGATCAGTCAGGGGCGCCTCGAAGCGGCGGATGAACTCATGCTTACCACCCCTCTGCAGGAGGCTTCCGTGGAAGGAGCTGCAGTGGTGCGTGCGATTGGGGAGTGGCATGGCATTCGCGGACGATGGAAAGAAGCGGCGCACTATTTTGAGGTGCTGCTTCAGGTCAATCGCTTTGAAAGTGCGGATGTAGCGAGTCTGGATCTGCTCGAGCTGGGGCCAGTACTGGTGAAACTCGGCGACAGTGCACGGTACGAGGATTTCCGTCATCACGCAGTGGAACGCTACAGAGCCAATGGCAGTGCTTTTGCAGACCGATTTCTCAAGATTGTGCTGCTGAAGCCTGCGAGCGAAGTCTTAACCGTGGAGCTTCGCGATATGGTGGCCCAAACTGAGCGGGCTGTGCAGCGCGATGTGGAAGTGGGGGATTTTTTTGAGGCGGCCTGGCGATCCATGTCGGTTGCATTGTATGAGCTGCGCAGGGGTGACTATTCAACCGCAGTCGCCTGGTGCGATGCGTGCCTGGCCTATCCCGACAACAACGCGCCGCGCACGGTTGCGGTGCATGCGATTCGCGGCATGGCCTATCACATGATGGCGCGCAATCCTGAAGCCCGGACGGAACTGGCTGCGGCGGTCAATTTGATGGAAACGAAGTTTCGCGATGGTTTGGATCGCGGCACCCCCGTTCACGGTTTCTGGTTTGACTGGCTGTTTGGTCAGATCCTGATGGAAGAGGCCCGCCGCCTGATTGCTCCCGAAACCCTGGCATTGGCGGATTGA
- a CDS encoding ECF-type sigma factor: MNEFNANGKRPLNRSAHSFPVQDSVAHPVASREELADLTRSLNELSASGGKGSNDVLPLVYDELRRHANHRMSAERRQYTLQPTALVHEAWLRLVGSDSKPVKWENRAHFFGAAARAMRRILIENIRRKTAIKRGGDWIRVEIDKVDLAQTSPEEKVLLIDEALEQLQQAHPDKAQVVMLKFFGGHSNREVAEMLGMGERSVERHWAYAKAWLMQCIRDQGEQAAHSR, from the coding sequence ATGAATGAGTTCAACGCAAACGGAAAGAGACCTCTGAACCGGTCAGCGCATTCCTTTCCGGTGCAGGACTCGGTTGCGCACCCGGTCGCCTCGCGTGAAGAGCTTGCAGACCTGACCCGGAGCCTGAATGAACTCTCAGCCTCTGGTGGCAAGGGATCAAACGATGTCCTTCCCCTCGTGTATGATGAACTGCGACGCCATGCCAACCACCGCATGAGCGCAGAGCGGCGACAGTACACCTTGCAACCGACCGCGCTGGTACACGAGGCATGGCTTCGCCTGGTCGGTTCGGACAGTAAACCGGTGAAGTGGGAGAATCGCGCTCATTTTTTTGGGGCGGCGGCCCGTGCCATGCGGCGCATCCTGATCGAAAACATTCGCCGCAAAACAGCGATTAAGCGCGGAGGGGACTGGATCCGGGTGGAGATCGACAAGGTGGATCTGGCGCAGACCAGTCCGGAAGAAAAGGTGCTGCTCATCGATGAGGCACTTGAGCAGTTGCAGCAGGCTCATCCGGACAAGGCGCAGGTCGTCATGCTGAAGTTTTTTGGAGGTCACTCCAACCGAGAAGTGGCAGAGATGCTGGGCATGGGCGAGCGTTCGGTGGAGCGGCATTGGGCCTATGCAAAAGCCTGGTTGATGCAGTGCATCAGGGACCAGGGCGAGCAAGCAGCCCATTCCCGTTGA
- a CDS encoding helix-turn-helix transcriptional regulator, translated as MEIYQELLGMEFSKDLNAASATPLILMLLEREPRYGYALIREVHALSKGRLQWEEGMLYPILHRLERLGWIHSEWIAPQSGRRRKYYSLLPEGKRSLNILREQWSTMHEILEAVASHPAHTESWSESDDDEVLPVSLL; from the coding sequence ATGGAGATTTACCAAGAATTACTAGGTATGGAGTTTTCGAAAGACCTGAATGCTGCATCAGCCACGCCATTGATTCTGATGTTGCTGGAGCGCGAACCGCGCTACGGCTATGCCCTCATTCGCGAAGTGCACGCATTGTCGAAGGGTCGGTTGCAGTGGGAGGAAGGCATGCTTTACCCGATCCTTCATCGACTGGAGCGCCTGGGCTGGATCCACAGCGAATGGATCGCACCGCAGTCGGGTCGGCGTCGCAAATACTATTCGCTGCTACCGGAAGGAAAGCGTTCCCTCAACATCCTGCGGGAACAGTGGAGCACGATGCATGAAATTCTCGAAGCAGTGGCATCACACCCTGCGCATACGGAATCATGGTCCGAGTCAGACGATGATGAGGTGCTTCCGGTGTCCCTGCTCTAG